The genomic segment CCGCCAGGTCATTCCTTCCGCCATCTCCCGCCGATCCATTTGGCCTTTGAGGAAGTTAATGAGCCTGGCCAGGCGCAGAAGGGTCGCCAGGTCGAGACGGCTAAAGGAGTCCGTCTCGATCGGAAGGGCGCTTGAGCGGCACCGATTAAGGCCGGTTGGCAAAAAGCTTTCCTTTCCGTGTCGTTCGAAAAGAGGGGTACCTGGCACCGGATAGTAAAGGCTCGGTCCGATGAGAACTCTCCTTCCCATGAGGTAAACGAGGGTGTGGGTCATCTCCTCGAGGGTCTGGCCGGGGATTCCAAGGATGGCATAGGCGATTACATTGAGACCGACCCTTTCCACCTCTTTAAGGATCGCTTCAAAATCGAGGGAAGGGCTTGGCCTCATGAGCCTCTCCTTGGTCAGGGGGTTTGTGCTCACATAGGAGAGGTTCAGGGTGCGAAATCCGGCACGCCTCATCAAAGAGAGAAGCTCGCCATCCAAGGAGGCGAAGGAGAGACCGTTCATCGCCGAAAGGTCAAGGCGGCTCTCCCCGAAGTGTTCGATGATTCGGCGCATCAACCCCTTGGCCCTTCCGAGATCGAAGGTGAAGTTGTCGTCTTCGAAGTCGAAGGCCTCGATCCCGTATTGGGTATGGCAAAGAATCATCTCTTGAAGGATGTTTTGAGGGCTTCTGGCCCTAAAAAGGCGTCCCATCACCAGGTGGGCCGAGCAGTAAGAACATCCATGGGGACAGCCCCTGCTTGTGATTAACATGGTGGACCGCTTTCCGCGGATCCGGTATCGTTCGATATCGAGCAAGGACCTTTCAGGAAGGGGTAAGGCATCTAAATCCCTCAGGAAGGCTTGGATGGGATGGATCCGGGTCGACCCGTCCACGCGATATCCCACGCCGTCGATTTCGATTCTCTCTTTCGATCGTCCCCTCCGAATCTCCTCGACAAGAGCGGGGAACCTTTCCTCCCCTTCTCCCAGGATCACGAAGTCTACCGATGGATTTTTCAGAACCCCTTCCGGATCGCAGCAGACATGGGCACCTCCCATGACGACGATCTTTCTGGGATCCCATGACTTGACGATGTGGGAGACCCTCAGGGCCTCCCCGTGGTAGGGGGTAAAGCTGGAAGAGATCCCGACGAGGTCGGGGTTTGATGCCTCGATCCTCTTTCGGATCTCCTCCCATCCCATCCCGAAATGGTAAAAACCCTGATAAAGCTTGAAAGGGCTTCGATCTTCAAAAGGGTAGAACTCTTTAAGGTAGGAGAGTTCCGATGGGATCGGGATGGGTTTTTTGGCTCCGGTCTGGCAATCAAGAATTTCGACCTCGTAACCGCTCGCCCTCAGGGAGGCCGCCAGATAGGCAAGCCCGATGGGCTGGGTTCGGATCGGGGTATGGTAAAAATCACGGACCGGAGGTTGAATGAGAAGGATCTTCATGGGGTTATTTAACGCTACGGCCCGACCGCTTGCGGCCAACCGAAGGCTCTTCGCTGACAGTATAATCAAGGGGGAGTCGGTTGTCCATGGCCAATAAGAGTCGAGGGGGCATTTGACAATTTTCATTAAATTTTTTAATATTTACGGATAAATCATCCGGAGGATGGGAAGATGTTTGCCGTTCTGAAAACGGGTGGAAAGGAATATCGGGTTTCCAAGGGGGATGTGATCCGTGTGGAGAAGTTAGAGGGGGAAGTGGGGGATCGTATTACTTTGGGAGAGGTCCTTATGGTCTCTGAAGGAGGTCAGGTCCGCATCGGGGAACCCACCCTTAAGGATACGGTCGTCACGGCAGAGATCGTTGAGCAAGCCCGAGGGAGAAAGGTCCTCACCTATAAGATGAAAAGGCGAAAAAATTACCGGAGGATGAAGGGCCATCGCCAGGCTTACACTTATTTGAGGATCAACGAAATTACTTCGAGCTAATCACCGATAACCCCCCTTTTCTCGCTCTTGATCCCCTTTTTCGGGCGAGTCGATCCGTGGATTGAGCAAGGGAAGGGAGTTTCGGTGCCCAGGAGGTTGTTATGGCACATAAAAAAGCTGGAGGGAGTTCTCGCAATGGCCGGGATAGCGCTGGCCAGCGTTTAGGGGTGAAACGTTTCAGCGGCCAGCTCGTTTCGGCCGGAAGTATCCTGGTTCGGCAGAAAGGGACCAAATTCTTTCCCGGAGAGAATGTGGGGATGGGAAAGGATTACACCCTTTTTGCGAAGATCGACGGCATCGTCAAGTTTGAAAGTAGAGGCAGGGATAAAAAACAGGTGAGCGTTTACGCAACGACCCTCTAACCCGTCCCCCATCCCCTTCCATCCATCGCCATGAAATTTGTGGATCGCGTAAGAATCCGGGTGAAGGCAGGAGATGGCGGAAACGGGTGCGTCAGTTTTCGGAGGGAACGATATATCCCCAAGGGAGGTCCAGACGGCGGAGATGGCGGTAAAGGGGGGGATGTGATCCTCCAGGCAGACCCTCAACTCTCAACCCTTCTCGATCTATCCTACCCACAGCAGTTTCGTGCCCGGAAAGGGGCCCATGGTAAAGGCAAAAATCAAACCGGGAGAGACGGGGAAGACCTGATCCTTCGGGTTCCCGTGGGGACCCTCGTCCTGGATGATGAAACCGGAGAGGTGTTGCAGGACCTCCTCTTCGAGGGGCAGCGATTTACCGCGGCCAGAGGAGGCAGGGGCGGAAGGGGAAATGCTCGTTTTGCAACCCCGACCCATCGAACCCCCCGCCATGCGGAGAAAGGCGAAAAGGGCGAGGAGAGGTGGATACGCCTCGAGCTCAAGCTGATCGCTGACGTGGGCCTGATCGGATTTCCCAACACCGGAAAGTCAACACTGCTCTCCCGGATCTCTTCGGCCCGGCCGAAGATCGGGGATTACCCCTTCACCACCTTAGCTCCTAACTTAGGGGTCGTGGAGAGGGAGGAGGGCCGTTGCTTTGTGGTGGCCGACATTCCTGGCCTGATCGAAGGGGCTTCCAGGGGGGCGGGGCTCGGCCATACCTTTTTGAGACACGTGGAACGGACGAGCGTGCTCGTCCACCTTCTCGACATCTCCGGAGATCCTCCCCCGGATCCCCTAAAACATTTCGACATCCTGAATGACGAGCTCAGGGCCTATCACCCCGCTCTTTCGGAAAAGACCCAGCTCGTGGCCCTCAACAAGATCGATCTCCCCTCCGTCCGGGAGCGGATCGAGGAGGTGAAGGGAATGTTTGAGAAGAGGGGCCATCGGCTCTATCCGATATCGGGGAAGACGGGGGAGGGGGTGGAGGAACTGCTCTTGGCCATGACGCTGGCTTTGGCCTCTTTGTCTCCTTTGAAGGAGGCCCGATCATAGCCTTGTTTGTCGGACGCGAATGAGTCGGAAAGAGATTCGAAGGGGCATTCTCGCCAAGGTCAGGCGGATCGTCGTCAAAGTGGGCTCGAGCATCCTGGCTTCGGTGGACAGGGGCCTCCATTACGAGGTCTTTTCCCAGCTGACCAAGGAGATTTCGGATCTGAAACGGCAGGGGTATGAGATCGTCCTGGTCTCCTCGGGGGCCATAGCGGCGGGGATGGAGAAGTTGGGATTAAAGACCCGGCCTCAAACGATCACCCAGAAGCAGGCCACAGCCGCTGTCGGTCAGGGGCGACTGATCCATATCTACGAGAATTACTTCTCCCGGTATCAGCAGATGGTGGCCCAGATTCTTCTCACCCACGACGACCTCAGCCATCGGAGGCGATTCCTCAATGCCAGAAATACCCTTCTGACCCTTCTCGATCTCGGGATCATCCCTATCATCAATGAGAACGACACCGTCGTCGTCGACGAGATCAAGTTCGGCGATAACGATAACCTCTCGGCCCTCGTCACCAACCTGATCGAGGCCGACCTCCTCATCATCCTGACCGATATCGATGGCCTCTGCGATCGGGATCCAAGGATCCATCCTGAAGCCAAGTGCATTCCCTTCATCGAGGATATCGACGCCGATCTGGGGGAGGTGACCGGAGAAACGAGGAGCGAGATGAGCGTGGGCGGGATGGTGAGCAAAATCCAGGCTGCCCGAAAGGCCTCGCGGTTCGGCATCCCGACGGTGATCGCCTGCGGAACCAAAAAGGAGGTCCTTCGGCAGATCCTCAAAGGGAAAGAGATCGGAACCTTCATCCTGCCCAAACCTAAAACCCTGAGCAGCCGGAAACACTGGATCGCCTTCAACCTGAAACCGAAGGGAGATCTCCTGGTGGATGAGGGTGCCAAGCGGGCCATCGTGCAGAAAGGAAAGAGCCTCCTTCCATCGGGAGTGCTTGAGGTCAGGGGGGTTTTCGATCGGGGCGACTCCGTCTCCTGTATCGGACCCAGGGGAAAGGAGTTCGCTCGGGGGCTCGTCAACTACAGCGTCCAGGAGCTCGACCGGATCAAAGGCCACAAGACCTCCGAGATCGAGAAGATCCTCGGCTATAAATATTCGGATGAGGTCATCCATCGGGATGATCTGGTCGTCTTGTGAGATGGGGATGGAACTCAGGGCTGAAGTCAAAGCGATGGCCCGACGGGCCAAAGAGGCTTCCCGCCATCTGGCGAAGGCCTCTTCCGAGACAAAGAACAAAGCCCTTTACGAAATCGTAGAGGCCCTCGAACAGAACGAGGCCTTTCTCATCGAGGAGAACCGAAAAGACCTTGCGGAGGCCGAACGGTTGGGGCTGTCTTCGGCCATGATCGATCGCCTCAGGCTTACTTCTTCGGTGGTTCGTTCCATGAACAAAGGCCTTCAAGAGGTCGCCCGGCTCCCCGATCCGGTTGGAGAGATAATCCGGATGTGGAGGAGGCCCAATGGCCTGGTGGTGGGACGCATGAGGATCCCCCTCGGGGTCGTGGGAATCATCTATGAATCGAGGCCCAATGTGACGGTCGATGCGGCAGGCCTCTGCCTTAAATCGGGAAACGCGGTGATCCTAAGGGGCGGTTCCGAAGCCTTCCATTCGAATCAAGCCTTCGTTCACCTGATTCAAAAAGCGATCCAGAGAGCGGGATTGCCAGCGGAGGCTGTCCAGACCTTCGCCAGGACCGAAAAGGAGGCCATCTATGAGATGCTCCAGCTCGAAGAGGAGATCGACCTCATCATCCCCAGGGGCGGGGAGGCCCTGATCCGGTTTGTCTCGGCCCATTCCAAGATCCCGGTCATCAAACACTATAAAGGGGTCTGCCACATCTTCGTCGATGAAACCGCCGATCAGGAGATGGCCTTGAGGATCTGCCTCAATGCCAAGGTCCAACGGCCCGCGGTCTGCAATGCGGTGGAGACCCTACTCGTCCATGAAAAGATCGCCCCGGCCTTTCTCCCCAAGTTGGCCGAAACCCTTCAGAAGGCCCACGTGGAACTGAGGGGATGCCCCAAGACCCTGACCCTCCTTCCCGGAATCAAAGAGGCCACGGAAGAAGACTGGTCTGAGGAGTATCTCGACCTCATCCTCTCCATCCGGGTGGTCAAGGATATCGATGAGGCGATGGATCACATCGCCACCTATGGTTCCCTGCATACCGAATCGATCCTCACCTCCGACTATGGAAACGCCCAGCGCTTTCTCAGGGAGGTGAACTCCTCCTGCGTGCTGGTCAACGCCTCGACGAGATTCAACGATGGATTCGAGCTCGGTCTCGGGGCCGAAATGGGGATCAGCACGTCCAAGCTCCATGCCTTCGGCCCCATGGGGCTGGAGGAACTGACCACGACCAAATTTATCGTCTATGGAGAGGGGCAAATTCGAACGTTATAATTAAATGGGTTTGAGGCTAAACGCCCTACTATCCTGAAAAGGAGAACGGAACATTAAAGGAAAGAGCAAGGGGAAGAAGGTAGGACTCTTCGGAGGCACCTTCAATCCCATCCACTTGGGCCATCTCAGGGGAGCGGAGGAGATTCGGGAGGGGTTCGGTCTGGACGAGGTCATCTTCATTCCCTCGGCCAACCCCCCCCATAAACCCCCCGAGGAGATCCTCGATGCCAGGCACCGAGTCGAAATGGTGAGACTGGCGATCTCCTCCAATCCATTCTTCTCCCTCTCGGAGATAGAACTAAAAAGGCCAGGGAAATCCTACACCATCGATACCCTCCGCCATTTTTGTGGAGAAGGCTCCGATGACCATTACTTCATCATGGGCGGGGAGGCCTTCGGGGAGATTGAAACCTGGAAGGATTACAAGGAGTTATTTGTCCTCTCCCATTTCATCGTGATGCTCCGGCACGGATGCGAAGCATCACCCGACGTCTCTGCCCTGCCCGAAACGCTGAGGTCCGAGTTTCGATACGATCTCGAGCTAAAGGCGTGGGTCCATCCTTCGGGGAAGCGCCTCTACTTTCGGGAGATCTCTTTCCTCGATATCTCTTCGACCAAGGTAAGGGAGTTGATCGAACGGGGAGCCTCGGTGAGGTACCTCATCCCACCCGAGGCAGAGGCCTATCTCCGGAAACACGCCCTGTACCGAAAGGAGGGATGAGAGCGAAGCCCCCCTTTAGGCGCTTCTTTTTTCTGTTGTCATCCCATTTATTTCTGTTATAATGCTACATCCATCATCACCTTGACCGGAGGATATGGCGACCGATTCGAAAACCAAGTTGCAACTTTGCCTCAAGGCAGCGATTGAAAAGAAGGCCCTCGATCCGGTCATCCTGGAAATGAAGAAAGTTTCGACGGTGACCGATTATTTCCTCATCATGACCGGGAAATCGGATCGCCAGGTTCAGGCCATCGCCCGGGCGATCGAGGAGACCCTCGAACAGAAAGGCATTCGACCTCTCGGCCTCGAAGGGGCCCTTCACGGGAAATGGATCCTGATGGACTACAACGACGTGGTGGTTCATATCTTCCTGGAACCGGTCCGAAAATTCTATGACTTAGAAGGGATGTGGGAAGATGCCGCCCGCATCGAGCTGAACCTGGGAGCGAAGCTTGCCTAACTTGCCTAAGAAGAAATGGGCCTCCAAGGAGACAAGATCTGAGAAATCCGGAAAGGAAAAGAAAGAGAAAGGGGGTGCCGAAAAGAGAAAGGCAAACCCGGGGATGAAAGCGGTTGAGAAGGTGGTAAGAGGAGACATGGACGAAAAAGAAAAGATGGAAAAGTTGGATCAAAAGACCATGGCGCGCCTCAAAAAACTACTGCTCAAAGAGAGGGAGCAGATCGTGGGAGAGGTGAAACAGACCTATACCTCCTCCCAGGAGATGGGCCAAGATGGGATTCAGGATATCGGGGACGAAGCGGCCAACATCTATAACAAACAGATCCTCCTCAGCCTGAACGAGAACGAACGGATGAGGCTTCAAGAGGTGGACGAGGCTCTCGACCGAATGGCCAGTGGCACCTATGGCATCTGTGAGGAGTGCGGGGAGCCGATCAGCCTGAGGAGGCTCGAGATCCGGCCCTGGGCCAAGTATTGTGTCGCCTGTCTCTCCAAAATGGAAAAGGGGTTGATTTAGTTTCATGCTGACAAAATTGCTCATTCTGACGATCTTAGGGCTCGTCTCGGTCTTCTGCTGGCTCTCCCTGACCAATCCCCTCGACGTGGAATTCCAATGTTTCGGGAGGACCTTCCAAACGGATCTCTCCACGCTGATGATCAGCTCCTTCGTCCTGGGAGGGCTGCTCGTCTTCATCGCCATTCTGGCCCGGGATGCCAAGCGGGCCCTTGAAAATTATCGTCAGGCGAGGCGGAGGCGGAAGGAGCAGGCGATCAAAGAAGAACTCAATAAGGGCATGGAGGACCTCTTACGCGGTCACCTGGGCAAGGCCAAGGCCCATTTTATCGAAGTGCTAAAGGAAGACCCCTTTCAGAAGGATCTTTACCAGAGGTTGGCCGAGATCTCCGTGAGGGAGTCGGATGATCCAGAGGCCCTGCGCTGGCTCGAGCGAGGTCAGTGGATCGATCCCAAGAATGTGGAGATTCTGATCCAACAGGCCGAGATCTATCATCGGATCGGCCGGGCGGACGAAGCGATTCGGGCCTTGCAACGGGCCGTCCGCCTCGATGAGGCCAACCTCCGGGCCTTCAAAAGGCTTCGGGAGATCTACCGGGAAAGGAAACAATGGGGGGATGCGATTCGAACCCAGAAATCGATCTTGAAGTTGGTGAAAGGAAAAGAGGCGGAAGAAGAGGAGTTCCATTTCTACCTGGGACTGAAGTATGAGTATGCGGAGGACCTGTTGAAGCAGGGGGAAGAGGGGCTCCCGGAGGCCCTCAAGGTGGCCAAGGAGATCGTTCGAGAGGAGAGGACCTTTGAGCCCGGGTTCGTCCTGTTGGGGGAGATCTATCTCCGGATGGGCAAATGGGCCTCCGCGGGAAAGGTCTGGGGGAAGAGCTTCCGTCGTTTCCGATCGATCATCTTTCTTCTGCGATTGGAAGACCTCTATCTCAACCGGGAAGACCCCGGATCCCTTCTCCGGATCTATCAGAGGGCCCTGAAGGAAAACCCGGACAACTGGATGCTCGCCTTCTTCTATGCCAAGCTCTGTCTGCGGCTGGAAATGCTGGATGAGGCCCTTGAAGAGATTCAGGCCATCGGCCTGAGACAGAGGGACTTTCCGGCCCTCCATAGGCTCCTGGCGGAGATCTATCTCCACAAAAAGGACTTCAGCCGGGCGGCCCAGGAGTTTGAAAAGACCTTCGAACTGAGCGGAACCTCCTATCTTCCCTTTGTCTGCAAAGTGTGCCACAGGGAATCCCCAAACTGGGTCGCCTTCTGTCCCCAGTGCCAACGGTGGTCCACCTATACCGTTAAAGAGGTAGAAAAGGCAACCTCTCCCCTGCCCCCTCCCCGGCCCTTCTCCCAGGAGGCTTTCATCTCGCTCGAAGAAAGATAGAAGGGTTCACCCCCCAGGCGGAAAGGGATGCTCAACCTGCCCAAGAGGCTCCTCCAGTTTCTCCTCCCCTCCCAGTGCGTCGTTTGCGAACGATTCCTGGAGGTCGAACAGGAAGGTTTCTGTCCGGAGTGTTTCTCGCAGATCCGGTGGATCGGCCCACCCTTTTGTACGTGCTGTGGCATGCCTTTCCCCTCGGAGGAGATCGAGTCCCATCTCTGCGGTCCTTGTTTGACGGAAAAAAAGTATTTTACAATGGCAAGGGCCTCGGGCAGTTATGAGGGGCCTCTCCGGGAGGCGATTCATCGATGGAAGTATGAAGGCAGGGATAATCTCACCCCCTTCCTGGGAGAGATTTTGGTCGGGACGTTTCATCGCTACTGGGACGTCTCCTCTTTCGACCTTCTCCTCCCCGTTCCCCTCCATCCCAAACGATTGAGGGAGCGAGGGTTCAATCAGGCCCTTCTTCTGGCCAAGCATTTGCACCGGAGAACCCGGATCCCTTATAAGAAGGGGCTTCTGAGGAAGCGGATCGCCACCCCTCCCCAGATCCAGCTGAGCGGCAAGGAGCGGGAGAAGGCCGTCAAGGGTTCTTTCGTCATCCGCGACGAGGAAGCCATTGAAGGAAGGAGGATCCTCCTCATCGACGATGTCTATACGACCGGGGCGACGGTGAACGAGTGTTCAAAACTACTGAGAAGGGGGGGCGCCGAGCGGGTCGACGTGCTCACCCTGGCTCATGCCCTGAAACGTTCTTGATCGCGAGGCTCTGAATGGCGATCTCTCATCGCCGAAAATTTTTGATTGGGTTATCGATTCCCATCCTTTTCGTCGGCCTTTTTCTGGCCTTGGGCCTCCCCTACCTTCTTCGGCCCGAGTATTACCGGCACAGCTTCCAGAAGCTCCTGACCGATCATATCGGAAGAGAGGTGACCTTTGGGAGGGCCACCATCGGTTTTTGGGGCGGCCTTGGGATCGCCTTGGACGATTTCCGGATTCGAGACCGTTCGAAATCCTACGATCTCCTCCAGGCCCAACGGTTGATCGTAACGGCCAAAACCCTTCCCCTTCTGCTCAGACGAGAGTTGAGGTGGAAGCGGTTGACCCTCGAAAAACCGGTCGGTCGGTTTCACCGGGATCGCACCGGAAGGCTCAATTTCCTCGACGCCCCTTCCGAGGGAGAGACCCTGAGATCGACTCCTCTCAAGATGGTTGAAACCTTTGCCACCCTCTTCGGCGGGACCCTCACCCTCCGGTCCGGAGAGTTCTCCTTTAACGACGAATCCTTCGAAGATGGGCCTTTTCTCATCGTGATCAGGAACCTCGATTTACGCCTCTCGAAG from the Thermodesulfobacteriota bacterium genome contains:
- a CDS encoding B12-binding domain-containing radical SAM protein; this encodes MKILLIQPPVRDFYHTPIRTQPIGLAYLAASLRASGYEVEILDCQTGAKKPIPIPSELSYLKEFYPFEDRSPFKLYQGFYHFGMGWEEIRKRIEASNPDLVGISSSFTPYHGEALRVSHIVKSWDPRKIVVMGGAHVCCDPEGVLKNPSVDFVILGEGEERFPALVEEIRRGRSKERIEIDGVGYRVDGSTRIHPIQAFLRDLDALPLPERSLLDIERYRIRGKRSTMLITSRGCPHGCSYCSAHLVMGRLFRARSPQNILQEMILCHTQYGIEAFDFEDDNFTFDLGRAKGLMRRIIEHFGESRLDLSAMNGLSFASLDGELLSLMRRAGFRTLNLSYVSTNPLTKERLMRPSPSLDFEAILKEVERVGLNVIAYAILGIPGQTLEEMTHTLVYLMGRRVLIGPSLYYPVPGTPLFERHGKESFLPTGLNRCRSSALPIETDSFSRLDLATLLRLARLINFLKGQMDRREMAEGMTWRELAERWGRRASGTGRNPTWEDLLSRFFEEKSFYSLVRMDGNRLFLRKEATSQRVMDLFFEEAWERPIFRSRND
- the rplU gene encoding 50S ribosomal protein L21 yields the protein MFAVLKTGGKEYRVSKGDVIRVEKLEGEVGDRITLGEVLMVSEGGQVRIGEPTLKDTVVTAEIVEQARGRKVLTYKMKRRKNYRRMKGHRQAYTYLRINEITSS
- the rpmA gene encoding 50S ribosomal protein L27, translated to MAHKKAGGSSRNGRDSAGQRLGVKRFSGQLVSAGSILVRQKGTKFFPGENVGMGKDYTLFAKIDGIVKFESRGRDKKQVSVYATTL
- the obgE gene encoding GTPase ObgE; its protein translation is MKFVDRVRIRVKAGDGGNGCVSFRRERYIPKGGPDGGDGGKGGDVILQADPQLSTLLDLSYPQQFRARKGAHGKGKNQTGRDGEDLILRVPVGTLVLDDETGEVLQDLLFEGQRFTAARGGRGGRGNARFATPTHRTPRHAEKGEKGEERWIRLELKLIADVGLIGFPNTGKSTLLSRISSARPKIGDYPFTTLAPNLGVVEREEGRCFVVADIPGLIEGASRGAGLGHTFLRHVERTSVLVHLLDISGDPPPDPLKHFDILNDELRAYHPALSEKTQLVALNKIDLPSVRERIEEVKGMFEKRGHRLYPISGKTGEGVEELLLAMTLALASLSPLKEARS
- the proB gene encoding glutamate 5-kinase; translated protein: MRRGILAKVRRIVVKVGSSILASVDRGLHYEVFSQLTKEISDLKRQGYEIVLVSSGAIAAGMEKLGLKTRPQTITQKQATAAVGQGRLIHIYENYFSRYQQMVAQILLTHDDLSHRRRFLNARNTLLTLLDLGIIPIINENDTVVVDEIKFGDNDNLSALVTNLIEADLLIILTDIDGLCDRDPRIHPEAKCIPFIEDIDADLGEVTGETRSEMSVGGMVSKIQAARKASRFGIPTVIACGTKKEVLRQILKGKEIGTFILPKPKTLSSRKHWIAFNLKPKGDLLVDEGAKRAIVQKGKSLLPSGVLEVRGVFDRGDSVSCIGPRGKEFARGLVNYSVQELDRIKGHKTSEIEKILGYKYSDEVIHRDDLVVL
- a CDS encoding glutamate-5-semialdehyde dehydrogenase, yielding MELRAEVKAMARRAKEASRHLAKASSETKNKALYEIVEALEQNEAFLIEENRKDLAEAERLGLSSAMIDRLRLTSSVVRSMNKGLQEVARLPDPVGEIIRMWRRPNGLVVGRMRIPLGVVGIIYESRPNVTVDAAGLCLKSGNAVILRGGSEAFHSNQAFVHLIQKAIQRAGLPAEAVQTFARTEKEAIYEMLQLEEEIDLIIPRGGEALIRFVSAHSKIPVIKHYKGVCHIFVDETADQEMALRICLNAKVQRPAVCNAVETLLVHEKIAPAFLPKLAETLQKAHVELRGCPKTLTLLPGIKEATEEDWSEEYLDLILSIRVVKDIDEAMDHIATYGSLHTESILTSDYGNAQRFLREVNSSCVLVNASTRFNDGFELGLGAEMGISTSKLHAFGPMGLEELTTTKFIVYGEGQIRTL
- the nadD gene encoding nicotinate-nucleotide adenylyltransferase; its protein translation is MKGKSKGKKVGLFGGTFNPIHLGHLRGAEEIREGFGLDEVIFIPSANPPHKPPEEILDARHRVEMVRLAISSNPFFSLSEIELKRPGKSYTIDTLRHFCGEGSDDHYFIMGGEAFGEIETWKDYKELFVLSHFIVMLRHGCEASPDVSALPETLRSEFRYDLELKAWVHPSGKRLYFREISFLDISSTKVRELIERGASVRYLIPPEAEAYLRKHALYRKEG
- the rsfS gene encoding ribosome silencing factor, yielding MATDSKTKLQLCLKAAIEKKALDPVILEMKKVSTVTDYFLIMTGKSDRQVQAIARAIEETLEQKGIRPLGLEGALHGKWILMDYNDVVVHIFLEPVRKFYDLEGMWEDAARIELNLGAKLA
- a CDS encoding TraR/DksA family transcriptional regulator; the encoded protein is MDEKEKMEKLDQKTMARLKKLLLKEREQIVGEVKQTYTSSQEMGQDGIQDIGDEAANIYNKQILLSLNENERMRLQEVDEALDRMASGTYGICEECGEPISLRRLEIRPWAKYCVACLSKMEKGLI
- a CDS encoding tetratricopeptide repeat protein, which encodes MLTKLLILTILGLVSVFCWLSLTNPLDVEFQCFGRTFQTDLSTLMISSFVLGGLLVFIAILARDAKRALENYRQARRRRKEQAIKEELNKGMEDLLRGHLGKAKAHFIEVLKEDPFQKDLYQRLAEISVRESDDPEALRWLERGQWIDPKNVEILIQQAEIYHRIGRADEAIRALQRAVRLDEANLRAFKRLREIYRERKQWGDAIRTQKSILKLVKGKEAEEEEFHFYLGLKYEYAEDLLKQGEEGLPEALKVAKEIVREERTFEPGFVLLGEIYLRMGKWASAGKVWGKSFRRFRSIIFLLRLEDLYLNREDPGSLLRIYQRALKENPDNWMLAFFYAKLCLRLEMLDEALEEIQAIGLRQRDFPALHRLLAEIYLHKKDFSRAAQEFEKTFELSGTSYLPFVCKVCHRESPNWVAFCPQCQRWSTYTVKEVEKATSPLPPPRPFSQEAFISLEER
- a CDS encoding ComF family protein, with amino-acid sequence MLNLPKRLLQFLLPSQCVVCERFLEVEQEGFCPECFSQIRWIGPPFCTCCGMPFPSEEIESHLCGPCLTEKKYFTMARASGSYEGPLREAIHRWKYEGRDNLTPFLGEILVGTFHRYWDVSSFDLLLPVPLHPKRLRERGFNQALLLAKHLHRRTRIPYKKGLLRKRIATPPQIQLSGKEREKAVKGSFVIRDEEAIEGRRILLIDDVYTTGATVNECSKLLRRGGAERVDVLTLAHALKRS